One genomic region from Clostridium saccharobutylicum DSM 13864 encodes:
- the hpt gene encoding hypoxanthine phosphoribosyltransferase: MKEDIQEILFSEEVLTKRIKELADGISKDYKGKDLVVVGILKGSVIFAAELIKNISVHCEIDFMAVSSYGNSAQTSGVVRILKDLDHNIEGKDILLVEDIVDTGVTLSYLLKYLKARKANSIEIVSLLNKQARRVADLDVKYIGFEVPDGFIVGYGIDYAEKYRNLPFVGILKPEVYKK; this comes from the coding sequence ATGAAAGAAGATATACAAGAGATACTATTTTCAGAAGAGGTTTTAACTAAAAGAATTAAGGAGCTTGCTGATGGTATAAGTAAAGATTATAAAGGAAAAGATTTAGTTGTAGTAGGTATTTTAAAAGGATCAGTAATATTTGCAGCAGAACTAATAAAAAACATTTCAGTTCATTGTGAAATAGATTTTATGGCAGTATCTAGTTATGGAAATTCTGCACAAACTTCAGGTGTTGTAAGAATATTGAAAGATTTAGATCATAATATTGAAGGAAAGGATATTTTATTAGTTGAAGATATAGTTGATACTGGTGTGACTTTAAGTTACTTACTTAAGTATTTAAAAGCAAGAAAAGCTAACAGCATAGAAATAGTTTCTTTATTAAATAAACAAGCAAGAAGAGTTGCTGATTTAGATGTAAAATATATAGGGTTTGAGGTTCCAGACGGTTTTATAGTTGGATATGGAATAGACTATGCTGAAAAATATAGAAACTTGCCTTTTGTAGGAATATTAAAACCTGAAGTGTATAAAAAATAG
- the spoIIE gene encoding stage II sporulation protein E, whose product MQYGLDVDKYEEISSEPRIKRKTWIKTIAIKLTTILVVGILISRVSLLLNQSDSHGIAPFGIAYLMAVVIKGNKRNNLAAAVGCVLGYLTINNLLTDGYVYLVAIIIMTIYYSFVSTARKRKKELIGFITILFSFFIYGLLVNKYELGVNVTLCLIQTLVIVPIYYVINYALDSLSEISTNYFFNSEEIISIGIFLCLLVAGIGDINLMNYSIRNVIALVLVLATAYIGGASYGAMIGVSMGIILGVASNDMMSCVGFFGVGGLIVGIFKDTGKIFSILAGIIIYFALGLYSDSLTLKLAVEVLTSSILFLCVPKSTYKSIEIEINPDRKKQCLSENKINGIKGEFTFKLKELTRVLATVSKYLGSCNENENLLIKAKGSALVENLADRACSKCENKSVCWERDFHQTYNSFQLLIQSYEKGNIEIPKDLEKRCVKNFGLLKSTESIVDNYTVNETVKERLAEGRHLLSEHITNISSTLDNLLNEFKKEVIIDNDLEKIIRRGLNKNSIDYKDVLCYTDIVGRIKIRISMNNCKGADYCGSTVVPLLSETVKMPLCVSDDGCSINPQTNECVITIEEIPKYYMVSYCAVKSKSGESETGDNYSFGKTINGCYMTILSDGMGSGPEAGQESKATVDLVEKFVEAGFNEDVTVNTVNSIMGMRFAEDEKYATLDLTRVNLYNGEANFVKIGAAPSFIKRGREVKAINSKNLPFGLVDEVDVEIVKERLKPGDILISVSDGVLDIDRFNSEGFIWLKEYLKNINSDPKELSELILNKAKELSDEMIKDDMTVLVSKIYLAG is encoded by the coding sequence GTGCAATATGGATTGGATGTGGATAAATACGAAGAAATAAGTAGTGAACCGAGAATTAAAAGAAAAACGTGGATAAAAACAATAGCAATAAAATTAACGACAATTCTAGTAGTTGGAATTTTAATCAGTAGAGTAAGTTTGTTGTTGAATCAATCAGATAGTCATGGAATAGCACCATTTGGAATCGCGTATTTAATGGCTGTAGTTATAAAAGGCAACAAGAGGAATAATTTAGCAGCAGCAGTTGGATGTGTGCTGGGATATTTAACAATTAATAATTTACTAACAGATGGATATGTATATTTAGTAGCTATAATCATAATGACAATATATTACAGTTTTGTATCAACAGCAAGAAAGAGAAAAAAGGAATTGATAGGATTTATAACAATTCTATTTAGCTTTTTTATTTATGGGTTGTTAGTAAATAAATATGAGCTAGGAGTTAATGTGACATTGTGTTTGATACAGACACTAGTAATTGTGCCTATATATTATGTGATTAACTATGCATTAGATTCATTAAGTGAAATTAGCACGAATTATTTCTTTAATTCTGAAGAGATAATTAGTATAGGTATTTTTTTATGTTTACTAGTAGCGGGAATAGGTGATATTAATTTAATGAATTATTCTATAAGAAATGTAATTGCATTGGTTCTGGTTTTAGCAACTGCTTATATAGGCGGAGCTAGTTATGGAGCAATGATTGGCGTTTCAATGGGAATAATACTTGGAGTGGCATCAAATGATATGATGTCATGTGTAGGCTTTTTTGGAGTTGGAGGGCTCATAGTAGGAATATTTAAAGATACAGGAAAAATATTTTCAATACTTGCAGGCATAATAATTTATTTTGCACTTGGATTATATTCTGATTCGCTAACATTGAAGTTGGCAGTTGAAGTTCTAACTAGTTCAATTTTATTTTTATGCGTTCCGAAATCTACGTATAAAAGTATCGAAATTGAAATAAATCCAGATAGAAAAAAGCAATGTTTAAGTGAAAATAAGATAAATGGTATAAAAGGAGAATTTACTTTTAAACTAAAAGAGCTTACAAGAGTGCTAGCTACAGTATCAAAGTATCTTGGTTCTTGTAATGAGAATGAAAATTTATTAATTAAAGCGAAAGGTAGTGCTTTGGTAGAGAATTTAGCAGATAGAGCGTGTTCTAAATGCGAAAATAAATCTGTATGTTGGGAAAGGGATTTTCATCAGACATATAATTCTTTTCAATTATTAATACAGAGCTATGAGAAAGGGAATATAGAAATACCTAAAGATCTAGAAAAAAGATGTGTTAAGAATTTTGGTCTTTTAAAAAGTACTGAAAGTATTGTGGATAATTATACCGTTAACGAAACAGTGAAAGAAAGATTGGCAGAGGGAAGACATTTATTATCGGAACATATAACCAATATATCATCTACTTTAGATAATTTATTAAATGAGTTTAAAAAAGAAGTTATTATAGATAATGATTTAGAAAAAATAATTAGGAGAGGGTTAAACAAGAACTCAATCGATTACAAAGATGTACTATGTTATACAGATATAGTTGGAAGAATTAAAATAAGAATAAGTATGAACAATTGTAAAGGTGCCGATTATTGTGGAAGTACTGTTGTTCCTTTATTAAGCGAGACAGTAAAGATGCCTTTATGTGTTAGTGATGATGGATGCAGTATTAATCCTCAAACCAATGAGTGCGTTATTACTATAGAAGAGATTCCTAAATATTACATGGTATCATATTGTGCAGTAAAATCTAAAAGTGGGGAAAGTGAAACTGGAGATAATTATAGCTTTGGAAAAACCATTAATGGATGTTACATGACTATATTAAGTGATGGAATGGGATCAGGACCAGAGGCAGGACAAGAAAGTAAGGCTACTGTGGATTTGGTAGAAAAGTTTGTTGAGGCTGGATTTAATGAGGATGTAACAGTAAATACAGTTAATTCTATAATGGGAATGAGATTTGCTGAAGATGAAAAGTATGCTACATTAGATTTAACCAGAGTTAATTTATATAATGGAGAAGCTAACTTTGTTAAAATAGGTGCAGCCCCTAGCTTTATTAAGAGAGGACGTGAAGTCAAGGCTATAAATTCGAAAAATTTGCCTTTTGGACTTGTTGATGAAGTTGATGTGGAAATAGTCAAAGAAAGATTAAAGCCAGGAGATATTTTGATTAGTGTAAGTGATGGAGTATTAGATATAGATAGGTTTAATTCAGAAGGGTTTATTTGGCTCAAAGAATATTTAAAAAACATTAATTCGGATCCGAAAGAATTATCTGAATTAATATTAAATAAAGCAAAAGAATTAAGTGATGAAATGATTAAAGATGATATGACAGTATTAGTTTCAAAAATTTATTTAGCTGGCTAA
- a CDS encoding formate--tetrahydrofolate ligase, whose translation MKSDIQIAQEAKMEPIKNVAKKLGLCEDDIEYYGKYKCKISLDVYDKVKDNKDGKLILVTAINPTPAGEGKSTVTVGLGQALNKLGKKAVIALREPSLGPVFGIKGGAAGGGYAQVVPMEDINLHFTGDMHAITCANNLLSAAIDNHIHQGNDLRIDSRRIIFKRVIDMNDRALRHIVVGMGGKVNGFVREDGFTITVASEIMAILCLAENLDDLKERMGNILVAYNLDGNPIYAKELEVQGAMALLMKDAIKPNLVQTLENTPALIHGGPFANIAHGCNSVMATKLALKLGDVAITEAGFGADLGAEKFFDIKCRYAGIKPECVVIVATIRALKHHGGVLKTELNVPNVDALAKGITNLEKQIENINKFNVTPVVAINRFVTDSDEEIQFIKDFCDKIGVKVALSDVWAKGGEGGIELGNIVLDVLENNNSSFAPIYDEKATIEEKVLTIAREIYGARGVNYTPAAKKQIAEIEKFGLDKLPICMAKTQYSLSDNASLLGRPEGFDINVNEVRVSNGAGFIVVQNGNIMTMPGLPKVPAANKMDVLKDGKIIGLF comes from the coding sequence ATGAAAAGTGATATTCAAATTGCACAAGAAGCAAAAATGGAACCTATAAAAAATGTAGCAAAGAAGTTAGGGCTTTGTGAAGATGACATTGAATACTATGGTAAATATAAATGTAAAATATCTTTAGATGTATATGATAAAGTTAAAGATAATAAAGATGGTAAATTAATTTTGGTAACAGCTATTAATCCTACTCCAGCTGGAGAAGGTAAGTCTACAGTTACTGTAGGGCTTGGTCAAGCGTTAAATAAATTAGGAAAGAAAGCTGTGATAGCACTAAGAGAACCATCGTTAGGACCGGTATTTGGAATAAAAGGAGGCGCAGCAGGTGGCGGATATGCTCAAGTAGTTCCAATGGAGGATATAAATCTTCATTTTACTGGAGATATGCATGCTATTACATGTGCAAATAATTTATTATCAGCAGCAATAGATAACCATATTCACCAAGGAAATGATTTGAGAATTGATTCGAGAAGAATTATATTTAAAAGAGTCATAGATATGAATGATAGAGCATTAAGACATATTGTTGTTGGAATGGGTGGAAAGGTTAATGGATTTGTTAGAGAAGATGGATTTACTATAACTGTTGCATCAGAAATAATGGCAATATTATGCTTAGCAGAAAACTTAGACGATTTAAAAGAAAGAATGGGTAACATTTTAGTTGCTTATAATTTAGATGGAAATCCTATTTATGCTAAAGAATTAGAAGTTCAAGGTGCTATGGCTTTATTAATGAAAGATGCAATTAAGCCTAATTTAGTTCAAACTTTAGAAAATACTCCAGCGCTAATACATGGAGGTCCGTTTGCTAATATTGCTCATGGATGTAATTCTGTCATGGCAACTAAACTTGCATTAAAGCTTGGAGATGTTGCGATTACTGAAGCTGGATTTGGTGCAGATTTAGGTGCTGAGAAGTTTTTTGATATTAAGTGTAGGTATGCAGGAATAAAGCCTGAATGTGTTGTAATTGTTGCTACTATAAGAGCATTAAAGCATCATGGTGGAGTTTTAAAAACAGAATTAAATGTTCCTAATGTAGATGCATTAGCTAAAGGAATAACTAATTTAGAAAAGCAAATAGAAAATATCAACAAATTCAACGTAACTCCTGTTGTTGCTATAAATAGATTTGTTACAGACAGTGATGAGGAAATACAATTTATTAAAGATTTTTGTGATAAGATAGGTGTGAAAGTAGCGTTATCAGATGTATGGGCAAAAGGTGGAGAAGGCGGAATTGAACTTGGTAATATTGTATTAGATGTTTTAGAAAACAATAATTCAAGTTTTGCACCAATTTATGATGAAAAAGCTACTATTGAAGAAAAAGTATTAACTATAGCTAGAGAAATTTATGGTGCTAGAGGTGTTAATTACACACCAGCAGCGAAAAAACAAATAGCTGAAATAGAAAAATTTGGATTAGACAAATTGCCTATATGTATGGCTAAAACTCAATACTCATTATCAGATAATGCAAGCCTACTAGGAAGACCAGAAGGTTTTGATATAAATGTTAATGAAGTAAGAGTGTCAAATGGGGCAGGATTTATAGTCGTTCAAAATGGAAATATAATGACTATGCCAGGTTTGCCAAAAGTGCCAGCAGCTAATAAGATGGATGTATTAAAGGATGGAAAAATTATAGGCTTATTTTAA
- the tilS gene encoding tRNA lysidine(34) synthetase TilS yields MYKKVLSYIKDNNLIEFGDKVLVAVSGGPDSICLLNILFKLKEELNIDIGVAHLNHMLRGEDAFGDEEYVINTCEKMNIPCFVKRMDIETYSKEQKLSCEMAGRNARYDFFDEIMKKEGYSKVATAHNANDQAETILFRLMRGTGLEGLGGIKASRDNKIVRPILCLSRKEVEDYIQVNNLNPRIDKTNFEKIYNRNKIRLDILPYMKKNFNDDIIQTLNRMSILIQKDNQFIEKIALSFYNKYCIESKDYFIIKKEMFEEDEVVINRVLRNAITKYSKSNYDFEMKHIYEILQLSKKNSGKIIDLPNKIYAENIYGDIYIKHRKEKNFNSNEKKQEINIDKGNVNNNTIDFNDFKIEFLVIENYNNTKLNLEKNNFIKYFDLDQIIKNISVRNRKDGDKIIPLGMSGSKKLKDIFIDMKIPKEDRDNVPILCFDDKIAWIVGLKVSEQFKITNKTKNILKVVIQRKEY; encoded by the coding sequence ATGTATAAAAAAGTTCTATCATATATTAAGGATAATAATTTAATTGAGTTTGGAGATAAGGTTTTAGTGGCTGTTTCTGGAGGACCAGATTCAATATGCCTTTTAAATATTTTATTTAAACTAAAGGAAGAATTGAATATAGATATAGGAGTGGCGCACTTAAATCATATGTTAAGAGGTGAGGATGCATTTGGTGATGAAGAATATGTAATAAATACATGTGAAAAAATGAATATACCATGCTTTGTAAAACGCATGGATATAGAAACATATTCTAAAGAACAGAAATTATCTTGCGAAATGGCAGGAAGAAATGCTAGGTATGATTTTTTTGATGAAATAATGAAAAAAGAAGGATATAGTAAAGTAGCTACTGCACATAATGCAAATGATCAAGCTGAAACTATTTTATTTAGACTTATGAGAGGAACCGGACTCGAAGGTTTAGGTGGAATAAAAGCTTCTAGAGATAATAAGATTGTAAGACCAATTTTATGCTTAAGTAGAAAAGAGGTAGAAGATTATATTCAAGTTAATAACTTAAATCCTAGAATTGATAAAACTAACTTTGAAAAAATTTATAACAGAAATAAAATAAGATTAGATATATTACCATATATGAAGAAAAATTTTAATGATGATATAATACAAACTTTAAATAGGATGTCTATATTAATACAAAAAGATAATCAATTTATTGAGAAGATAGCTTTAAGTTTTTATAATAAATATTGTATAGAATCTAAAGATTATTTTATAATAAAAAAGGAAATGTTTGAAGAAGATGAGGTTGTTATTAATAGAGTATTAAGAAATGCTATAACAAAATATTCAAAGTCTAATTATGATTTTGAGATGAAGCATATATATGAAATTTTACAATTATCTAAAAAGAATTCTGGTAAAATAATTGATTTACCTAATAAAATTTATGCTGAAAATATTTATGGTGACATATACATAAAGCATAGAAAAGAAAAAAACTTTAATTCAAATGAGAAGAAACAGGAAATAAACATAGACAAAGGTAATGTGAATAACAATACCATTGATTTTAACGATTTTAAGATAGAATTTTTGGTAATAGAAAATTACAATAATACTAAATTAAATTTAGAAAAAAACAATTTTATAAAGTATTTTGATTTAGACCAAATAATTAAGAACATATCAGTAAGAAATAGAAAAGATGGAGATAAAATTATACCTTTAGGTATGAGTGGAAGTAAGAAGTTGAAGGATATTTTTATTGATATGAAAATACCTAAAGAAGATAGAGACAATGTTCCAATTTTGTGTTTTGATGATAAAATTGCATGGATTGTTGGACTTAAGGTATCAGAACAATTTAAGATTACAAATAAAACTAAAAATATATTAAAAGTAGTTATTCAAAGAAAGGAATATTGA
- a CDS encoding RNA-binding S4 domain-containing protein, which yields MRLDKYLKVSRIIKRRTVAKEVCESGRILINDKVAKPSTKIKEGDIIQITFANRILKAEIINIAEHVRKEDAKQMYIIIEGEEDKE from the coding sequence ATGAGATTAGATAAGTATTTAAAGGTATCTCGTATCATAAAGAGAAGAACAGTTGCAAAAGAAGTATGCGAGAGCGGACGTATATTGATAAATGATAAAGTAGCAAAGCCTTCTACTAAAATAAAAGAAGGAGATATAATACAAATAACATTTGCTAATAGAATATTAAAAGCTGAAATAATAAATATAGCTGAACATGTAAGAAAAGAAGATGCAAAACAGATGTATATAATTATTGAAGGTGAAGAAGATAAAGAGTAG
- the ftsH gene encoding ATP-dependent zinc metalloprotease FtsH, translated as MKKYSSAAVWIVCSVMLVLAAVTMWQTGKGSNDMTYSAFVQKWNANEIESVVIKEDKMTIEGKTTDNKSFVTYIPSQIVNSLIENQPKTDVRIDFEPPSNNATWVATLLPCVLLAVVIFIFLFMFTQQSQGGGGGRGVMNFGKSKAKMVTPESQTVTFDDVAGADEEKAELEEIVDFLKLPSRYVQMGARIPKGVLLVGPPGTGKTLLAKAIAGEAGVPFFSISGSDFVEMFVGVGASRVRSLFEEAKKNAPCIVFIDEIDAVGRQRGAGLGGGHDEREQTLNQLLVEMDGFGINEGIIMIAATNRPDILDPALLRPGRFDRQIVVGAPDVKGREEILKVHTKKKPLGESVNLNVLAKRTPGFSGADLENLANEAALLAVRRDKKEISMEEMEEAITRVIAGPEKKSRVITEHDKKLTAYHEAGHAVVMKLLPNCDPVHEISIIPRGRAGGYTMHLPKEDTSYTSKSKLKDEMVGLLGGRVAEKLIMGDISTGAKNDIDRASHIAKSMVMDYGMSDEIGTISYNTTGHDEVFLGRDLGKSRDFSEEVGAKIDKEIKRFIDEAYDTANKLLKSNTNKLHAVAQALIEKEKLDANEFEDIFANS; from the coding sequence ATGAAAAAATATTCAAGTGCAGCTGTATGGATTGTTTGTTCAGTTATGCTAGTTCTAGCAGCAGTTACTATGTGGCAAACAGGAAAAGGTTCTAATGACATGACATATAGTGCATTCGTGCAAAAGTGGAATGCAAATGAAATAGAAAGTGTTGTTATTAAAGAAGATAAAATGACAATTGAGGGTAAGACTACAGATAATAAATCATTTGTTACTTATATTCCAAGTCAAATTGTTAATTCTTTAATAGAGAATCAGCCAAAAACAGATGTGAGAATAGATTTTGAACCACCATCAAATAATGCAACTTGGGTTGCAACATTACTTCCATGCGTATTATTAGCGGTAGTAATTTTTATATTTTTATTTATGTTTACTCAACAATCTCAAGGTGGAGGTGGCGGAAGAGGTGTTATGAATTTTGGTAAAAGTAAAGCTAAAATGGTGACACCTGAAAGTCAAACAGTAACCTTTGATGATGTGGCAGGAGCAGATGAAGAAAAAGCAGAGCTTGAGGAAATAGTTGACTTTTTGAAATTACCATCAAGGTATGTACAAATGGGAGCAAGGATACCTAAAGGGGTATTATTGGTTGGACCTCCTGGAACAGGTAAGACTTTACTTGCAAAGGCTATAGCTGGAGAAGCTGGTGTTCCATTCTTTAGTATATCAGGTTCAGATTTCGTTGAAATGTTTGTTGGTGTTGGTGCATCTAGAGTTAGAAGTTTATTTGAAGAAGCTAAGAAAAATGCACCTTGCATAGTGTTCATAGATGAAATAGATGCTGTTGGTAGACAAAGAGGAGCTGGACTAGGCGGTGGACATGACGAAAGAGAACAAACGCTAAATCAACTTCTTGTTGAGATGGATGGATTTGGTATAAATGAAGGAATCATAATGATTGCAGCAACAAACAGACCAGATATATTAGATCCAGCTTTGTTGAGACCAGGTAGATTCGATAGACAAATTGTTGTTGGAGCACCTGATGTAAAAGGTAGAGAAGAAATTCTTAAAGTTCATACAAAGAAAAAGCCACTTGGAGAAAGCGTTAATTTAAATGTACTTGCTAAAAGAACTCCAGGATTTTCAGGAGCGGATTTAGAAAATTTAGCTAATGAAGCTGCTCTACTTGCAGTTAGAAGAGATAAAAAAGAAATATCTATGGAGGAAATGGAAGAAGCAATAACTAGAGTAATTGCAGGTCCAGAAAAGAAGAGCAGAGTTATAACAGAACATGATAAAAAATTAACTGCTTACCATGAAGCAGGGCATGCAGTTGTAATGAAGCTACTTCCAAATTGTGATCCAGTGCATGAAATTAGTATAATTCCTAGAGGTAGAGCCGGTGGATATACTATGCATCTTCCAAAAGAAGATACATCTTATACATCTAAGTCTAAGCTAAAAGATGAAATGGTTGGTCTTTTAGGAGGAAGAGTGGCTGAGAAATTAATCATGGGAGATATAAGTACTGGTGCTAAAAATGATATTGATAGAGCAAGTCATATAGCGAAGAGCATGGTTATGGATTATGGTATGAGTGATGAAATTGGTACTATATCTTATAACACTACAGGTCATGATGAAGTATTTCTTGGAAGAGATTTGGGAAAATCAAGAGATTTTAGTGAAGAAGTTGGCGCTAAAATAGATAAAGAGATAAAGAGATTTATAGATGAAGCTTATGACACAGCAAATAAATTATTAAAGAGTAATACAAATAAATTACATGCTGTTGCACAAGCGTTGATAGAAAAAGAAAAACTTGATGCGAATGAATTTGAGGATATTTTTGCAAATAGTTAG
- a CDS encoding S1 domain-containing RNA-binding protein codes for MTLMAGNIVEGTVINITNFGAFIEVEGKTGLVHISEVADSYVKDIREHLSEQDKVKVKVISIDDNGKISLSIKQANVQKKSVKPAEIDWKSPEKKKAAGNFEDIMSKFLKDSEERMQDVKKHQEFKGKGGKKGV; via the coding sequence ATGACCTTAATGGCAGGAAACATAGTAGAGGGCACAGTGATAAACATCACAAATTTTGGAGCTTTTATTGAAGTTGAGGGCAAAACTGGATTAGTTCATATTTCAGAAGTTGCAGATTCTTACGTAAAAGATATTAGAGAACACCTTAGTGAACAAGATAAAGTCAAAGTTAAAGTTATCTCAATTGATGATAATGGTAAAATTAGTCTTTCAATTAAACAAGCAAATGTTCAAAAAAAATCAGTTAAACCAGCAGAAATTGATTGGAAATCACCTGAAAAGAAAAAGGCGGCAGGAAACTTTGAAGACATTATGTCTAAGTTCTTAAAGGACAGCGAAGAAAGAATGCAAGATGTAAAGAAACATCAAGAATTTAAAGGCAAGGGTGGTAAAAAAGGCGTCTAA
- the yabQ gene encoding spore cortex biosynthesis protein YabQ has translation MPLQLSMQFNLVIYSLIAGIITGILFDMYRAIRGFSSIKILTIIEDILFWILAALIVFTFLLYTNYAFLTPYVYIFIVVAILLYLKLISRHFYSSEKIIIKFIAKIIRILLKNICYPLKIIAYKVTDKKK, from the coding sequence ATGCCATTACAATTAAGTATGCAATTTAATCTTGTTATATATAGTCTAATAGCAGGTATCATAACAGGAATATTGTTTGATATGTATAGAGCAATAAGAGGTTTTAGTTCTATAAAGATATTAACAATAATAGAAGACATATTGTTTTGGATACTTGCAGCTTTAATAGTATTTACTTTTTTGCTATATACCAACTATGCGTTCTTAACTCCATATGTATATATATTTATTGTTGTTGCTATTTTGTTATATTTAAAACTTATTAGTAGACATTTTTATTCTAGTGAAAAGATAATTATAAAATTTATAGCTAAAATAATTAGAATATTACTAAAAAACATATGTTATCCATTAAAAATAATTGCATATAAGGTTACAGATAAAAAAAAATAA
- the yabP gene encoding sporulation protein YabP — MEKRLENKIEDNKSNLALENRKKLTLSGVIEVISFDEQKIDLTTNLGNLTIKGEELKMNKLDVQNGDVIIVGNIASMVYNGKIAKKNNESIISRLFK, encoded by the coding sequence ATGGAAAAAAGATTAGAGAATAAGATTGAAGATAATAAATCTAATTTAGCTTTAGAAAATAGAAAAAAATTAACTTTAAGCGGAGTTATTGAAGTTATAAGTTTCGATGAACAAAAAATAGACTTAACTACTAATTTGGGTAATTTAACAATTAAGGGTGAGGAATTAAAGATGAATAAATTAGATGTGCAAAATGGTGATGTTATAATAGTTGGGAATATTGCCTCTATGGTTTACAATGGTAAGATAGCAAAAAAGAACAATGAGAGTATAATAAGTAGGCTGTTTAAGTAG
- a CDS encoding type III pantothenate kinase, whose protein sequence is MILLVDAGNTNIVLGVHDGERYIASWRISSDGSKTSDEYSIQVMQLFSLSDINPKDIDGVIVSSVVPNIMHSLENMLRKCFSHEPIIVGPGIKTGINIKYDNPREVGADRIVNAVAAYEIYKKPVIIIDFGTATTFCAVRANGNYLGGCICPGIRISADALFERAAKLPRVELEVPKNIICKNTITSMQAGIIFGYIGQVEYIVKKMKEEMKKGNCNEEPFVIATGGLANLIAKETNIIDKVDSDLTLEGLKILYEKNKEQILDENRKFNL, encoded by the coding sequence ATGATTTTACTTGTAGATGCAGGTAATACCAATATTGTTTTAGGAGTACATGATGGAGAAAGATATATAGCTAGTTGGCGTATTTCAAGTGATGGAAGTAAAACATCAGATGAGTATAGCATACAAGTTATGCAATTATTTAGTTTAAGTGATATAAATCCTAAGGATATTGATGGAGTTATAGTTTCTTCTGTTGTTCCCAATATAATGCATTCTTTGGAAAATATGCTTAGAAAGTGTTTTTCGCATGAACCAATAATAGTGGGACCAGGAATAAAAACAGGAATAAATATAAAATATGATAATCCGAGAGAAGTTGGAGCAGATAGAATAGTAAATGCTGTAGCAGCATATGAAATTTATAAAAAACCAGTTATAATAATTGATTTTGGAACAGCTACTACTTTTTGTGCAGTAAGAGCAAATGGTAATTATCTTGGTGGATGTATATGTCCAGGAATAAGAATTTCAGCAGATGCATTATTTGAAAGAGCAGCTAAGCTTCCTAGAGTAGAATTAGAGGTACCTAAAAATATAATTTGTAAGAATACAATAACAAGTATGCAAGCAGGTATTATATTTGGCTATATTGGGCAAGTTGAATATATAGTTAAAAAAATGAAAGAAGAAATGAAAAAAGGCAATTGCAATGAAGAACCGTTTGTAATAGCAACAGGAGGATTAGCTAATTTAATAGCTAAAGAAACTAATATTATAGACAAGGTTGATTCTGATTTGACATTAGAAGGATTAAAAATATTATATGAAAAGAATAAGGAGCAAATTCTAGATGAAAATAGGAAATTTAACCTTTGA
- a CDS encoding FtsB family cell division protein, producing the protein MKNKLMIKKLIIVGFIIFFAFSYIRQRIEINRIEKEIANKQSQLQDVKEKNERLQDEVEKINSDSLDYLEKLARERLGMIKPGEKVVNSSTTESSSN; encoded by the coding sequence ATGAAGAACAAATTAATGATAAAAAAATTAATAATTGTTGGATTTATTATTTTCTTTGCTTTTAGTTATATTAGGCAACGTATAGAAATTAATAGAATTGAAAAAGAAATTGCTAATAAGCAATCTCAATTACAAGACGTTAAAGAGAAAAATGAAAGACTTCAAGATGAAGTTGAAAAAATTAATTCAGATTCATTGGATTATTTAGAAAAATTAGCAAGGGAAAGACTTGGAATGATTAAGCCAGGTGAAAAGGTTGTTAATAGCAGTACAACAGAATCAAGTTCTAATTAA